Proteins from a genomic interval of Peromyscus leucopus breed LL Stock chromosome 12, UCI_PerLeu_2.1, whole genome shotgun sequence:
- the B3gnt5 gene encoding lactosylceramide 1,3-N-acetyl-beta-D-glucosaminyltransferase encodes MRMFVSGRRVKRWKFFQLFATCFILSFMVFWGPIKNHIVNHMKAYSYRYLVNSYDFVNDSLSLKHSSEQPHFPYLINHKEKCQAQDVLLLLFIKTAPANYDRRSAIRKTWGSESYVQSQLNANIKILFALGTPAPPKGDELQKRLIWEAQVYKDIIQQDFVDSFYNLTLKLLLQFSWTNTFCPHAKFLMTADDDIFIHMPNLIAYLQGLERMGVRDFWIGHVHRGSPPIRDKSSKYYVPYDMYHWAAYPDYTAGAAYVISSDVAAKVYEASQMLNSSLYIDDVFMGLCANKMGIVPQDHMFFSGEGKVPYHPCIYEKMMTSHGHLKDLQDLWREATNPKVKNISGGFFGQIYCRLIKIVLFCNLIYRSPYPCRAAFA; translated from the coding sequence ATGAGAATGTTTGTTAGTGGCAGGAGAGTCAAAAGATGGAAATTTTTTCAACTGTTTGCCACTTGCTTTATATTAAGCTTCATGGTTTTTTGGGGCCCGATCAAAAACCACATTGTGAACCATATGAAGGCCTACTCCTACAGATACCTCGTGAATAGCTATGACTTTGTGAACGATTCCCTTTCTCTCAAGCACAGCTCCGAGCAACCTCACTTCCCATACTTGATCAACCACAAGGAGAAGTGTCAGGCTCAAGATGTCCTCCTCTTATTGTTTATAAAGACTGCCCCTGCAAACTATGACAGACGTTCTGCAATCAGAAAAACGTGGGGCAGCGAGAGTTACGTTCAGTCCCAACTTAATGCCAACATCAAAATTCTGTTTGCCTTAGGAACTCCTGCTCCACCAAAGGGAGACGAGCTGCAAAAAAGACTGATTTGGGAAGCTCAGGTGTACAAGGATATAATTCAGCAAGATTTCGTTGATTCTTTCTACAATCTTACTTTAAAATTGCTCCTTCAGTTCAGCTGGACAAATACCTTTTGTCCACATGCCAAGTTCCTGATGACTGCCGATGATGACATATTTATCCACATGCCAAACCTCATTGCATACCTTCAAGGGCTAGAGCGGATGGGTGTTCGGGACTTTTGGATTGGTCATGTTCACCGTGGTAGCCCTCCCATTAGGGATAAAAGCAGCAAATACTACGTTCCCTACGACATGTACCACTGGGCAGCTTACCCTGACTACACAGCAGGGGCAGCCTATGTCATCTCCAGTGATGTTGCTGCCAAAGTCTACGAGGCATCACAGATGCTGAATTCCAGTCTGTACATAGATGATGTGTTCATGGGCCTCTGTGCCAACAAAATGGGGATAGTGCCACAGGACCATATGTTTTTTTCTGGGGAAGGTAAGGTTCCGTATCATCCTTGCATCTATGAAAAGATGATGACATCTCACGGACACTTAAAAGATCTGCAGGACCTCTGGAGGGAGGCTACGAATCCTAAAGTAAAGAACATTTCAGGAGGGTTTTTTGGTCAAATATACTGCAGGTTAATTAAGATAGTTCTTTTCTGCAATTTAATTTACAGGAGTCCGTACCCTTGTAGGGCTGCATTTGCTTGA